One genomic window of Fusarium fujikuroi IMI 58289 draft genome, chromosome FFUJ_chr01 includes the following:
- a CDS encoding related to flavin-containing monooxygenase — MALADKLDVRRIAIIGAGPSGLAAARYLLAEKRFSKIRVFEQRATPGGVWNYTPLAREQGFSVPRTQPSFTPDQALWPNDNGDVEFMSPIYDLLETNIPHSLMRYSDKEFPQGSSLFPRHSVVLQYLKEYAQEINPHISYQTQVLNIEKPGPSRSQPWTVEVLDLKANKVIKDEYDAVVVASGHYNDPFIPDIPGLVDFDKAYPGAISHSKFYRRPNDFKDKKVIVVGNSASGVDVSAQLSIVAKQPIFVSEKEKPTVIPPAKEPWAAGVPEIVEFLPSQRGVRFANGQVENDIDAVIFCTGFHYSYPFLKSLDPTVVVPRGGHAAHLWEQILYTADPTLSFLSVPQRIVPFPIAEAQSALIARIWSGRLNPPSEAAMEAWVQEQHEKKGEGKAIHVMAFPEDVDYINRLYELSKNATKAPGLGLENDGEGKRPPYWGLDKRWVRERVPKIKLASRAAGDKRHELRTLEDLGFDYEEWKRTVEEGEKLF; from the exons ATGGCGTTGGCGGATAAACTCGACGTTCGTcgcatcgccatcatcggTGCTGGCCCAAGTGGCCTCGCAGCGGCCAG ATACCTTCTTGCAGAGAAAAGGTTCTCCAAAATACGAGTCTTTGAGCAGCGTGCCACACCAGGAGGTGTTTGGAACTATACACCCCTAGCCCGAGAACAAGGCTTTTCAGTCCCGAGAACCCAGCCTAGTTTCACCCCAGATCAAGCCCTGTGGCCTAACGACAATGGCGATGTTGAGTTTATGTCACCCATCTACGACCTCCTCGAGACAAACATTCCCCATTCCCTCATGAGATACTCTGATAAGGAGTTTCCTCAAGGCTCATCACTGTTTCCCCGACATAGCGTTGTGCTACAGTACCTGAAGGAATATGCCCAGGAAATCAACCCTCATATCTCATACCAGACACAGGTGTTGAATATTGAGAAACCTGGTCCAAGCCGTTCTCAGCCCTGGACGGTTGAGGTGCTTGATCTCAAAGccaacaaggtcatcaaAGATGAGTATGACGCTGTTGTAGTGGCGAGTGGTCACTATAATGATCCATTCATTCCCGATATTCCTGGCCTCGTCGACTTTGATAAAGCATACCCAGGGGCTATATCACATTCCAAGTTCTATCGACGCCCCAATGACTTCAAGGATAAG AAAGTCATTGTTGTCGGAAACTCTGCCTCTGGAGTCGACGTGAGTGCGCAACTGTCTATTGTTGCAAAGCAGCCCATCTTTGTTTCTGAAAAGGAGAAGCCCACCGTGATACCACCAGCCAAGGAGCCATGGGCCGCTGGCGTCCCCGAGATTGTCGAGtttctcccttctcaacGTGGTGTTCGCTTCGCTAACGGCCAGGTCGAGAACGACATTGATGCTGTCATATTCTGCACTGGTTTCCACTACTCGTATCCCTTCTTGAAGTCTCTTGACCCAACTGTAGTTGTACCTAGAGGAGGCCATGCAGCACATCTCTGGGAGCAGATTCTCTACACTGCGGATCCTACTTTATCATTTCTCAGTGTTCCACAGCGAATTGTTCCATTCCCTATTGCTGAAGCACAGAGTGCACTAATTGCTCGCATCTGGTCTGGGCGCTTGAACCCCCCTTCAGAAGCTGCTATGGAAGCCTGGGTACAGGAGCAACACGAAAAGAAGGGAGAAGGCAAGGCAATCCATGTCATGGCGTTCCCAGAAGATGTCGACTACATCAACCGTTTGTACGAACTGAGCAAAAACGCGACCAAGGCCCCTGGGCTCGGCCTTGAGAATGATGGCGAGGGCAAGAGACCGCCTTACTGGGGACTAGATAAGCGATGGGTGAGGGAGAGAgtacctaaaattaagttgGCAAGCAGAGCAGCGGGTGATAAGAGACATGAACTGAGGACATTGGAAGATCTCGGATTTGATTATGAGGAGTGGAAGAGGACGGTCGAAGAGGGGGAGAAGTTATTTTAG
- a CDS encoding related to amidase: MAPSDFADYPKPVEAPAATYNPTVENNPTFRGIPLVVGANLIAKVGFLQQYFWDNAHFGTIKDIPALDDVPYRFHPTVTPLGPTEPMLDFEPTLLKSQYADSKARYYTASDYHEMYKLGQVTPLQVAEALLPQISRPDGKYSDGWVDNHGKDHLVLEAAKASTERYAAGKPLGVLDGVPIGVKDDTDAKGFHNHIGMKYDPSIETFKEQKASSWPVKKLQEAGAVVIGKNAMHELGSDTSGCNAAQGTPTNWLNKSYYPGGSSSGGASTVSAGVVPIAVGTDAGGSIRIPPTFNGVYGLKTTHNRTMFMNNTMCITGPIAATVSDLTIAYRVMSQPNPDCHIQSRFARSDPPPKGQKKVMGIYRDWWNKADPRVKEVCDRAVNYLANKCSYEIIDITIPYIPEAQLAHSVVCITEMAESARRRTPNPADWLSLVGPANKVVMSVGTRTPAADMLKYGALRELIMQHLAYLFQKHPGLLIMTPTSPLIGWPIVPGDQAYGMSDTNTTIRNMLYVFLANLTGTPAVSAPVGYVDPDQGEGKLSIGLMATGEWGSEEQLLAWAAETEEYLHNATESGRRRPDEWLDVVDLAKQKA; encoded by the exons ATGGCCCCCTCCGACTTTGCCGACTATCCCAAGCCTGTTGAGGCTCCAGCAGCTACATACAATCCCACAGTCGAAAACAACCCTACATTTCGAGGCATTCCTCTCGTAGTTGGTGCTAATCT CATCGCCAAAGTTGGGTTCCTTCAGCAATATTTCTGGGACAATGCCCACTTTGGCACTATCAAAGATATTCCtgctcttgatgatgttccCTACAGGTTTCAT CCTACCGTAACTCCCCTGGGCCCTACAGAGCCTATGCTTGACTTTGAACCCACGCTTCTCAAGTCCCAGTATGCAGATTCCAAAGCACGCTACTACACGGCTAGTGACTACCATGAGATGTACAAGTTAGGTCAAGTGACACCTCTTCAAGTCGCTGAAGCTCTCCTCCCCCAAATCTCCAGACCAGATGGAAAGTATTCTGATGGCTGGGTTGATAACCACGGCAAAGATCACCTAGTCCTCGAGGCTGCCAAAGCATCAACCGAGCGTTATGCCGCTGGCAAGCCACTGGGTGTATTGGACGGCGTACCTATTGGTGTCAAGGATGATACTGATGCTAAGGGTTTTCATAACCACATTGGTATGAAATATGACCCCTCCATTGAAACCTTCAAGGAGCAGAAAGCATCGTCGTGGCCAGTGAAGAAACTCCAGGAAGCCGGTGCTGTAGTCATTGGAAAGAATGCAATGCATGAGCTTGGCTCCG ACACCAGCGGATGCAAT GCTGCACAAGGAACACCCACTAACTGGCTCAACAAATCCTACTATCCTGGCGGTTCCTCCTCTGGAGGCGCATCCACTGTCTCAGCTGGTGTTGTCCCCATCGCCGTTGGCACTGACGCGGGAGGCAGTATCCGCATCCCTCCCACTTTCAATGGCGTCTACGGACTCAAGACCACACATAACAGAACTATGTTTATGAATAACACCATGTGTATCACCGGCCCTATCGCCGCTACTGTCTCAGACTTGACTATTGCCTACCGCGTCATGTCCCAGCCAAACCCAGATTGTCATATCCAGAGCCGTTTTGCTCGCTCTGACCCACCGCCGAAGggccagaagaaggtcatGGGAATCTACCGTGACTGGTGGAACAAGGCTGACCCCCGTGTCAAGGAGGTCTGTGACAGGGCGGTCAATTACCTCGCCAACAAGTGCAGTTATGAGATCATCGACATCACTATCCCATACATCCCCGAGGCGCAACTTGCACACAGTGTTGTCTGTATCACTGAAATGGCCGAGTCAGCCCGCCGACGAACTCCCAATCCCGCTGACTGGCTCTCTCTGGTAGGGCCCGCTAATAAAGTCGTGATGTCTGTCGGTACCAGGACTCCTGCAGCTGATATGCTCAAATATGGCGCTTTACGAGAGCTCATCATGCAACATCTCGCCTACTTATTCCAGAAACACCCTGGCCTTCTTATCATGACACCTACAAGTCCCCTGATCGGATGGCCTATTGTCCCCGGTGACCAGGCCTACGGCATGAGTGATACCAACACGACTATTCGAAACATGCTCTACGTCTTTTTGGCCAACTTGACCGGCACACCTGCGGTTTCAGCTCCTGTGGGATACGTAGATCCGGATCAGGGTGAGGGTAAGCTCTCTATTGGCTTGATGGCTACAGGAGAATGGGGTAGCGAGGAGCAGCTCCTAGCTTGGgcagcagagacagaagaaTATCTGCATAACGCTACAGAGTCTGGCCGCCGTCGACCTGATGAGTGGTTGGATGTTGTGGATCTGGCTAAGCAGAAGGCATAA
- a CDS encoding probable zinc finger protein white collar 2 (wc-2), which yields MSHGPPPPPPPPQGAPHPNNFNNFYGFNLDIGSLPDMTGGQMGADGQDNDLMAMLDNSMLGGITDIPMNLESADDSNMSGSFVNGQSTTEESVARAENQFNTAANNVPGAGPLPAGAFAQMNLAGASTLTEFTKRRNWPAKVVEELRDFLQILDANGRIKYASPSILQVTGYSVEEIQDVFLKDLIHPDDQGVFVAELNESIASGNPLRLFYRFKKKDAEYAIFETVGHAHIAGAKFAPNPNNQSPFCQAVFMMARPYPTKNAGLLDSFLEHKIENERLKRRIAELRREEEAENDEAQKQWLQSQSGRSDMTPSEGTGVSSGTFYRPGSERGMTEADRAALNKALTRENLEGSVAGGRQDSLKDKMARYEGASHTDTIEMLTGLRYIEGERSRGITTGNASPTLIKGDAGIAIPMERDPRTGDKKKKLKTSEEYVCTDCGTLDSPEWRKGPQGPKTLCNACGLRWAKREKKRTSTSHPPTVDQSV from the exons ATGTCCCACGGaccacctccaccaccacctccgccCCAGGGCGCCCCTCATCCGAACAACTTCAACAATTTCTACGGTTTCAACCTCGATATTGGTTCTCTCCCCGACATGACGGGTGGCCAG ATGGGCGCTGATGGTCAGGACAACGATCTTATGGCCATGCTCGATAATAGTATGCTCGGTGGCATAACAGACATTCCAATGAACCTCGAATCCGCAGATGACTCCAACATGAGCGGCTCTTTTGTCAATGGGCAATCGACCACTGAAGAGTCTGTCGCGAGAGCTGAAAATCAATTCAACACAGCAGCCAACAATGTTCCTGGCGCCGGGCCCCTCCCCGCTGGCGCCTTCGCTCAGATGAATCTCGCTGGCGCCAGCACCCTCACTGAGTTCACCAAGCGAAGAAATTGGCCCGCCAAGGTCGTGGAAGAGCTCAGAGACTTTTTACAGATTCTCGATGCCAACGGTCGCATCAAGTACGCATCACCTAGCATTCTTCAGGTCACTGGATACAGTGTAGAGGAGATCCAAGATGTGTTCCTGAAAGACCTGATCCACCCAGATGACCAAGGTGTTTTTGTCGCAGAACTCAACGAATCCATCGCATCAGGCAACCCGCTACGGCTTTTTTACCGTTTCAAAAAGAAGGACGCCGAGTACGCAATATTTGAAACTGTCGGCCATGCTCACATTGCTGGCGCCAAGTTTGCCCCCAATCCAAATAACCAGTCGCCCTTCTGCCAGGCCGTGTTCATGATGGCGCGACCCTATCCCACCAAAAACGCTGGACTTTTAGACTCGTTCCTTGAGCATAAGATCGAAAATGAAAGACTAAAGCGCCGTATCGCCGAGCTACGCCGTGAAGAGGAGGCCGAAAATGATGAGGCGCAAAAGCAGTGGCTGCAGAGTCAATCGGGTCGGTCAGACATGACACCATCCGAGGGAACCGGTGTCTCTTCGGGAACCTTTTACCGTCCGGGTAGCGAAAGAGGAATGACAGAGGCCGACCGAGCAGCTCTCAATAAAGCTCTTACACGCGAGAATCTCGAAGGCTCAGTCGCAGGCGGTCGGCAGGATTCGCTGAAGGATAAGATGGCTCGTTACGAAGGAGCATCGCACACAGACACGATTGAGATGTTGACGGGATTGCGATACATTGAGGGCGAACGAAGCCGGGGAATTACGACTGGTAATGCTAGCCCGACCCTGATCAAGGGCGATGCAGGAATTGCCATTCCGATGGAGCGGGACCCTCGAACCGGcgataaaaagaagaagctcaagacgtCTGAGGAATATGTGTGTACGGACTGTG GCACCCTGGATTCACCGGAATGGAGAAAGGGACCCCAAGGACCGAAGACATTATGCAACGCGTGCGGTTTACGTTGGGccaagagggagaagaagagaaccaGCACCAGCCATCCTCCTACGGTGGATCAATCTGTATGA
- a CDS encoding putative RAD50-like protein → MSRIDKLSISGVRSFSPSVREAIQFNTPLTLIVGYNGSGKTTIIECLKYATTGELPPNSKGGAFIHDPKLCGEKEVMAQVKLQFRSINDRQHVATRSLQLTVKKTTRSQKTLDCSLVVVNNGERTTTSTRQAQLDEMIPERLGVSPAILDAVIFCHQDESLWPLSEPAALKKRFDEIFEAMKYTKAIDNLKVLRKKQVEQLGKLQNDEAHNKVNKDRGDRAEKRMKALQAEIEGSRETCESISSEMEETQDKIRNIRETANSHLAIVQNLNTKREQLEYREEAVKELKATIDELPDDDGKLEGDLAHYEDRMQHLQDEADQNKAQYNELQTELGKSRKDLSAKLSEQGKHQSDKDKYERQLKIRMETIQEAAQSYGFSGFDGDLSDHHVKSFNDRLQKLLSEKKRDLERLQKDNSAELDRATGVITELEGRKAARTQDRVSAKQRMGAIEKRTSVLQNESSQIDVDEGAKAVLDGQMQDLESRFQTSQKTFENADWDRQISDENDKLHQLENENDKLGRELVECTRLASERAQLDYRKKELADRKRKLDTLTSTWKPKLDKILGSDWQPETLDSKFQALIKDQSKVVSEAQKRREQIRQKQQKVEFKLRTSKESHEKKSKEAATCQQQVVSALLAVRDHATVEDYKEEIEVTESQVEELRNELSLFDALVDYYTKCKRLLDTKRKCQLCDRHFDDNQAASMERLSKRIDKHLDPRGKIDTEKDLKDTVANLEKLRSVRGSYDTYERLTAELPSLREECKVAEAEFDALERQVEEQGSVLSAEEEKQKDLEDMSKTVLSIAQTVKDIAESENQVDRIMSQQMSGGVTRSPDEIHELQAGLSDQMRNLKNRIAKLTTDRQRTKDQLNSLELEKSELRNKISRAAGQLDKKQDLQNQIQALKEEASHQRNVIQRADEELETIEPSITEARSARDEVLRRGRAKEQVIAEARDAVANSVNEMKMMDADIQDYIDRGGPSNLASNERSIATLEKAIASTEKEVTDLTVRTNKLKQDIDNGDRKKKNIKDNLNYRKNLRTIDVIRQEIAELEDRNADEDYERLQAEARMQENHYNRLLAERGSVMGSMKTKDEELGRLLQEWEMDYKDAKRKYRESHIRVETTKAAIEDLAQCSSAVDKAVMQFHSMKMAEVNRIAGELWQSTYQGTDIDTILIRSDNESNTGKRSYNYRLCMVKQDTEMDMRGRCSAGQKVLASIIIRLALAESFGVNCGLIALDEPTTNLDRDNIKSLAESLHMIIKARQAQSNFQLIVITHDEDFLRHMRCSDFCDSFFRVKRDERQNSVISRESITKIF, encoded by the exons ATGTCCAGAATTGACAAGCTTTCGATCTCGGGTGTGCGGTCCTTCAGCCCCTCAGTCCGTGAGGCTATCCAGTTCAATACCCCTCTGACTCTCATTGTCGGCTACAATGGATCGGGAAAGACAACGATCATTGAGTGTCTAAAATATGCCACGACCGGCGAGCTGCCGCCTAACAGCAAGGGCGGCGCTTTCATTCATGATCCAAAG CTTTGTGGTGAGAAGGAGGTTATGGCCCAGGTCAAACTCCAATTTCGATCGATCAATGACCGTCAACATGTCGCTACTCGAAGTTTACAACTTACCGTCAAGAAGACCACCCGCTCTCAGAAAACCCTAGACTGCTCCCTAGTTGTAGTCAATAATGGAGAGCGAACAACAACTTCTACTCGGCAAGCTCAGCTAGATGAAATGATTCCAGAGCGTCTCGGTGTTTCTCCTGCAATTCTTGATGCTGTCATTTTCTGCCATCAAGACGAATCCCTCTGGCCATTGAGTGAACCTGCTGCCTTAAAGAAACGATTTGACGAGATATTCGAGGCCATGAAATATACGAAAGCCATCGACAACCTCAAGGTCCTCCGAAAGAAACAGGTCGAGCAGCTCGGCAAGCTTCAGAATGACGAGGCTCATAACAAGGTGAACAAGGATCGCGGTGACAGGgccgagaagaggatgaaagcCCTGCAAGCCGAAATTGAGGGATCTCGAGAAACTTGTGAGTCTATCAGTTCCGAAATGGAGGAAACGCAAGACAAGATCCGAAACATCCGAGAAACTGCGAATAGCCACCTTGCAATTGTGCagaacctcaacaccaagcgcGAACAGCTTGAGTACAGAGAAGAGGCTGTCAAAGAATTGAAGGCCACTATCGACGAATTGCCCGATGATGACGGAAAACTCGAGGGTGACCTAGCACATTACGAAGACCGTATGCAGCATCTTCAGGATGAGGCCGACCAGAACAAAGCACAGTATAACGAGTTGCAGACCGAATTAGGAAAATCACGAAAGGATCTTTCTGCCAAGCTTTCCGAACAGGGCAAACACCAATCGGACAAAGACAAGTACGAGCGTCAATTGAAGATACGCATGGAAACCATTCAGGAAGCCGCCCAGTCTTACGGCTTCTCGGGCTTTGACGGCGATCTATCGGATCACCATGTGAAATCCTTTAATGACAGACTTCAAAAACTTCTGAGCGAGAAGAAACGGGACCTGGAGCGCTTGCAGAAAGACAACTCCGCTGAGCTCGACCGGGCCACTGGCGTCATCACTGAGCTTGAAGGCCGTAAAGCTGCTCGCACACAAGACCGCGTGTCCGCGAAACAACGAATGGGCGCTATTGAAAAACGCACTTCGGTGCTCCAGAACGAGTCAAGTCAGATAGACGTGGATGAGGGTGCCAAGGCTGTACTTGATGGGCAGATGCAAGACCTTGAAAGTAGATTTCAGACATCCCAGAAGACCTTTGAGAACGCCGATTGGGACCGCCAAATCTCTGACGAGAACGATAAGCTGCATCAGCTCGAGAACGAGAACGATAAGCTAGGCCGGGAACTTGTAGAATGCACTCGTCTAGCGTCTGAGCGAGCCCAGCTTGACTACAGGAAAAAGGAACTTGCTGACCGCAAGCGCAAGCTTGATACCTTGACAAGCACCTGGAAGCCGAAGCTCGATAAAATTCTTGGTAGTGACTGGCAGCCGGAAACACTCGATTCTAAATTTCAGGCATTGATTAAGGACCAGAGCAAGGTTGTCAGTGAGGCCCAGAAGCGCCGTGAACAAATCCGCCAAAAACAACAGAAAGTGGAATTCAAGTTGAGAACTTCTAAGGAGTCCCACGAGAAGAAATCCAAGGAGGCGGCTACTTGCCAACAGCAGGTCGTCAGTGCTCTTCTTGCCGTTCGCGATCATGCTACCGTTGAGGATTACAAAGAGGAAATCGAGGTCACTGAGTCACAGGTAGAAGAGCTCAGGAATGAGCTGAGCCTCTTCGACGCTCTCGTGGACTACTATACAAAATGCAAGCGCTTGCTTGATACTAAACGCAAGTGCCAACTCTGTGATCGCCATTTTGATGACAACCAAGCTGCAAGCATGGAGCGCTTGAGCAAAAGGATCGACAAACACCTTGACCCAAGAGGCAAAATTGATACAGAGAAAGACCTCAAGGATACTGTCGCAAACTTGGAAAAGCTACGGTCCGTCAGGGGATCTTATGATACGTATGAGCGGTTGACTGCCGAACTGCCTAGTCTTCGAGAAGAGTGCAAGGTTGCCGAAGCAGAGTTTGATGCCCTTGAGAGACAAGTGGAAGAACAAGGATCCGTCTTGTcggctgaggaagagaagcagaaagACCTGGAAGATATGTCAAAGACTGTCCTCAGCATTGCACAAACTGTCAAGGATATTGCAGAGTCTGAGAACCAGGTTGACCGTATCATGTCTCAGCAAATGTCAGGTGGCGTTACTCGAAGTCCCGACGAGATTCATGAGCTTCAAGCTGGCCTATCGGACCAGATGAGGAACCTGAAAAATCGCATCGCGAAGTTGACTACGGATCGCCAGCGCACAAAAGACCAGCTCAActctcttgagcttgaaaAGAGCGAGCTAAGAAACAAGATCAGTCGAGCAGCGGGCCAATTAGACAAGAAGCAGGACCTCCAGAATCAGATCCAGGCACTGAAAGAAGAGGCTTCGCATCAACGAAACGTCATCCAGCGAGCTGACGAGGAGTTAGAGACCATTGAGCCCAGCATTACTGAAGCAAGGTCTGCCCGTGATGAAGTCCTAAGACGCGGCCGGGCCAAGGAGCAAGTCATTGCTGAGGCCCGTGATGCCGTAGCCAACTCTGTCAACGAGATGAAAATGATGGATGCTGATATTCAAGATTATATCGACCGAGGAGGACCCTCTAATCTGGCATCTAATGAACGATCTATTGCCACACTTGAGAAGGCAATTGCGAGTACTGAAAAGGAGGTCACAGACCTTACTGTTCGCAcgaacaagctcaagcaggACATTGACAATGGAGAccgcaagaagaaaaacaTCAAAGACAACTTGAACTACCGCAAGAACCTTCGCACGATCGACGTTATCCGTCAAGAGATTGCTGAGTTGGAAGACCGCAATGCAGATGAGGATTACGAACGCCTCCAGGCTGAAGCTCGCATGCAAGAGAACCACTATAACCGCCTTCTTGCTGAGCGAGGCTCTGTTATGGGATCTATGAAAACTAAAGATGAAGAACTTGGGAGACTCCTTCAAGAGTGGGAAATGGACTATAAGGACGCCAAGAGAAAGTATCGCGAGTCGCACATTCGCGTGGAAACGACCAAGGCTGCTATCGAAGATTTGGCGCAGTGTAGCTCGGCCGTGGACAAAGCTGTGATGCAATTTCACTCCATGAAGATGGCCGAAGTGAATCGCATTGCTGGCGAACTGTGGCAGAGCACCTACCAAGGAACAGACATTGATACTATTCTCATCCGCTCAGACAATGAGTCAAACACAGGCAAACGCAGCTACAACTACCGACTCTGCATGGTGAAGCAGGACACTGAGATGGACATGCGCGGTCGATGCTCTGCTGGACAAAAGGTTCTCGCGTCTATCATCATTCGCCTGGCTCTGGCTGAGTCTTTCGGCGTCAACTGTGGCCTGATCGCACTCGATGAGCCCACCACAAACTTGGATCGCGACAATATCAAGAGTCTGGCGGAGAGTCTCCATATGATCATCAAGGCCCGACAGGCACAGAGCAATTTCCAGCTCATTGTGATTACTCATGACGAGGACTTTTTGCGACATATGAGGTGTAGCGATTTCTGTGACAGTTTCTTCAGAGTCAAGCGAGATGAACGACAAAACAGTGTCATCTCGAGAGAAAGCATCACAAAGATCTTCTAA
- a CDS encoding related to DHA14-like major facilitator efflux transporter, producing the protein MAASPPTPERRTSSDSTLDVEQDGAYAANGHSQDPPAAEPTSEGAETTPAGSNPSPGAPEAGDPEAGRTKSETILVVGALCLALFLAALDTTIITTAVPTIANEFHSSQGYIWIGSAYLLGNAAFVPTWGKISDIFGRKPVLLAAAVIFWIGSLLCAVSNGMPMLIASRAIQGIGGGGLIVLPNIAISDLFSMRNRGMYFGILGMVWALASAVGPILGGVFTSQVTWRWCFYINLPISAVAIVILVFVLKLHNPRTPVKEGLLALDWPGSILIIGGTIMWLLGLELGGVSFPWDSATTICLIVFGIFVVGLFLVYEWKVAKFPVLPIRLFHTQNSVASYGVGFTHAFVFMSGSYWLPLYYQGVLGASSLLSGVYLLPYVLSLSFVSAGAGVYIKKTGNYKLVIVLGLIITVIGFGLFINLEPRANWAKIIIFQIIAGIGIGPNFQAPLIALQTNVEPRDIGSATSCFSFIRQLGTSISVVVGGVIFNNKMESQYPRLKEELGSELADRLSGSNAAGSVELVGSLTGHDGRVAKTAFWKSLQTMYIVYACFAGLSLIISLMIKQVNLSKEHKEHKTGLKSLKQRDDEKEEVDAAEGVTTGNEKTTDN; encoded by the coding sequence ATGGCCgcttcaccaccaacaccggAGCGGAGGACTAGCTCAGATAGTactcttgatgttgaacaAGACGGGGCATATGCAGCGAATGGACACTCCCAAGACCCTCCAGCCGCCGAACCAACTTCCGAGGGAGCGGAGACGACACCGGCCGGCAGTAACCCATCTCCCGGAGCACCTGAGGCCGGTGACCCCGAGGCCGGACGGACCAAGTCGGAGACCATCTTGGTAGTTGGCGCTCTATGTCTTGCCCTCTTCCTTGCCGCTTTGGATACGACCATTATTACCACGGCCGTTCCTACTATTGCCAACGAGTTTCACTCTAGTCAGGGTTACATCTGGATAGGAAGTGCATATCTGTTGGGCAACGCCGCATTCGTGCCGACATGGGGCAAGATCTCAGATATCTTTGGTCGCAAGCCTGTTCTTCTCGCTGCGGCTGTCATCTTCTGGATTGGATCTCTGCTGTGTGCTGTTAGCAATGGTATGCCAATGCTCATCGCTTCGCGTGCCATTCAAGGCATTGGCGGAGGTGGTCTCATCGTCCTGCCGAATATCGCCATTAGCGACCTTTTCTCTATGCGAAACCGTGGAATGTATTTTGGTATCTTGGGTATGGTCTGGGCTTTAGCATCTGCGGTTGGCCCTATTCTCGGTGGTGTTTTCACTAGCCAGGTCACCTGGCGATGGTGTTTCTACATCAACCTCCCCATTTCAGCCGTTGCCATCGTTATCCTTGTCTTCGTCCTGAAGCTCCACAACCCACGGACACCGGTGAAAGAGGGTCTATTGGCATTGGACTGGCCTGGCAgtattctcatcattggcGGTACCATTATGTGGTTGCTCggacttgagcttggtggtgtTTCTTTCCCCTGGGACTCGGCTACGACAATTTGCCTCATCGTCTTTGGCATCTTCGTCGTTGGTCTCTTTCTCGTATACGAGTGGAAAGTCGCCAAGTTTCCCGTTCTCCCTATTCGCCTCTTTCACACACAAAACAGTGTTGCATCTTATGGAGTTGGTTTCACTCACGCATTCGTCTTCATGTCAGGCAGCTACTGGCTTCCACTCTACTACCAGGGAGTCCTCGGCGCATCTTCGTTGCTCTCTGGTGTTTATTTGCTCCCATATGTGCTCTCCCTGTCGTTTGTGTCGGCTGGTGCTGGAGTCTACATCAAGAAGACAGGCAACTACAAGCTCGTTATCGTTTTGGGCTTGATCATTACCGTCATTGGCTTCGGTCTGTTTATCAATCTTGAACCGCGCGCCAACTGGGCCAAGATTATCATTTTCCAGATCATCGCCGGCATCGGTATTGGCCCTAACTTCCAGGCTCCTCTGATTGCACTCCAGACAAATGTTGAGCCTCGAGACATTGGTTCTGCAACCTcatgcttctccttcatccgtCAGTTGGGCACATCAATCTCCGTTGTTGTAGGAGGTGTCATtttcaacaacaagatgGAAAGCCAGTACCCTAGACTAAAGGAAGAACTCGGTTCCGAACTCGCAGATAGACTCTCCGGTTCCAACGCAGCAGGCAGCGTCGAGCTCGTTGGCTCCTTGACGGGCCACGATGGCAGGGTCGCCAAGACAGCTTTCTGGAAGAGTCTGCAAACAATGTACATCGTCTATGCATGCTTTGCAGGCCTATcgctcatcatcagcctgATGATCAAGCAAGTCAACCTCAGTAAGGAACATAAGGAGCACAAGACAGGTCTCAAATCACTAAAGCAacgcgatgatgagaaggaggaagtTGATGCCGCAGAGGGTGTCACGACAGGTAACGAAAAGACGACGGACAACTAA